A section of the Ciceribacter thiooxidans genome encodes:
- a CDS encoding gene transfer agent family protein: MIEHRAFFGDGEKVFAFPTLEIIRELEAATGHGIGALHRRFHFEDFSLSDIEHVIRLGLIGGGTPPADAARLVTIYLVGRPLRETLDLASDVISVLFYGNEPDDTTDQTTDAVKDAAKTGDLAAAINAAYRDVAE, translated from the coding sequence ATGATCGAACACCGCGCATTTTTCGGCGACGGGGAAAAGGTCTTCGCCTTCCCGACCCTCGAAATCATCCGGGAGCTTGAAGCCGCGACCGGCCACGGCATCGGCGCACTTCATCGCCGCTTCCACTTCGAAGACTTCAGCCTGTCCGACATTGAACACGTCATCCGGCTTGGCCTGATCGGCGGCGGCACCCCGCCCGCCGACGCCGCCCGCCTTGTCACCATTTACCTTGTCGGTCGCCCGTTGCGCGAAACCCTGGACCTCGCCAGCGACGTGATTTCTGTCCTGTTCTACGGCAACGAACCCGACGACACGACCGACCAGACAACCGACGCCGTCAAGGATGCCGCCAAGACCGGCGACCTCGCCGCCGCGATCAACGCAGCGTATCGGGACGTGGCCGAATGA
- a CDS encoding phage major capsid protein: MSEAAALPEVENREIKAEVSIDDTGTVTGIAWPFGKPDSIGDLIEPSAFNFAPEVPMLMEHDGRKVVGIWNSYAVTDKGLEVKGRLFVEGVDPAKQARRHMKAGVMSGLSIGYRLHEHKARPEGGRVLTSLTITEISLCRRPVHPDARTIEVKSIIEGNSMENELQNEPEQKSDPVVSADEIKALKDEIATIKAKMNRRPVAANNNHPDASNDNDERKAFVSYLRRGVERIAPEEAKALTVSTDANGGYLAPEEFGSELIKLLNEYSPIRNYARVVSISSPSIKYPRRVTGTAATWVDETSARTASGMTFEQVTLTPFELATFTDVSNQLLEDNAYGLEGELLADFAESFGRTEGVAFVKGTGVGQPNGIMTATGIKEVKTGLAAAFPATNPADVIIGMYHQIATSHAQNGAWLMNRNTLSVIRQWKDSTGRYLVLDPITAGGVMTLLGRPIVEMPDMDDIGAGKFPILFGDLSGYRIIDRVGLSTLRDPYSLAANGQVRFHARKRVGADLTHPDRFVKLKVSA, translated from the coding sequence ATGAGCGAAGCCGCCGCCCTCCCGGAAGTCGAAAACCGCGAAATCAAAGCGGAAGTCTCGATTGACGACACCGGCACCGTGACCGGCATCGCGTGGCCGTTCGGTAAGCCGGACAGCATCGGCGATCTTATCGAGCCGTCCGCTTTCAACTTCGCACCGGAAGTCCCGATGCTCATGGAGCATGACGGGCGGAAGGTTGTCGGCATCTGGAATTCCTATGCCGTCACGGACAAGGGCCTTGAGGTGAAGGGCCGCTTGTTTGTCGAAGGCGTGGACCCCGCCAAGCAGGCCCGCCGCCACATGAAGGCGGGCGTCATGTCTGGCCTGTCCATCGGCTACCGGCTCCACGAACACAAAGCCCGACCTGAAGGCGGGCGCGTTCTGACCAGCCTGACCATCACCGAAATCAGCCTTTGCCGCCGCCCGGTCCACCCGGACGCTCGGACCATCGAAGTCAAATCCATCATTGAAGGAAACAGTATGGAAAACGAACTGCAGAACGAGCCGGAACAGAAGTCCGACCCGGTTGTGAGCGCCGACGAAATCAAGGCCCTCAAGGACGAAATCGCCACCATCAAGGCGAAGATGAACCGCCGCCCCGTTGCCGCCAACAACAATCACCCGGACGCCAGCAACGACAACGACGAGCGCAAGGCGTTCGTTTCCTATCTTCGCCGTGGCGTCGAACGCATCGCCCCGGAAGAAGCCAAGGCACTCACCGTCTCGACCGACGCTAACGGCGGATACCTGGCACCGGAAGAATTCGGCAGCGAACTGATCAAGTTGCTGAACGAATATTCGCCGATCCGCAACTATGCCCGCGTTGTCAGCATCTCTTCGCCGTCGATCAAGTATCCGCGCCGCGTGACCGGCACCGCCGCAACGTGGGTGGATGAAACCAGCGCGCGCACCGCTTCCGGCATGACCTTCGAACAGGTCACGTTGACCCCGTTCGAACTGGCGACCTTCACCGACGTTTCGAACCAGCTTCTCGAAGACAACGCCTATGGCCTTGAGGGCGAACTTCTCGCCGACTTCGCCGAAAGCTTTGGCAGGACGGAGGGCGTTGCCTTTGTGAAGGGCACGGGCGTCGGCCAGCCGAACGGCATCATGACGGCGACCGGCATCAAGGAAGTGAAGACCGGCCTTGCCGCCGCCTTCCCGGCCACGAACCCGGCTGACGTGATCATCGGCATGTATCACCAGATCGCCACGTCGCACGCTCAGAACGGCGCATGGCTCATGAACCGCAACACCCTGTCCGTCATCCGGCAGTGGAAGGACAGCACGGGCCGCTATCTCGTTCTCGACCCGATCACCGCAGGCGGCGTCATGACCCTGCTTGGCCGTCCGATTGTCGAAATGCCCGACATGGACGACATCGGCGCTGGCAAGTTCCCGATCCTGTTCGGCGACCTGTCCGGGTATCGCATCATCGACCGCGTGGGCCTTTCGACCCTTCGCGACCCCTACAGCCTCGCCGCAAACGGACAGGTCCGCTTCCATGCGCGCAAGCGCGTCGGCGCTGACCTGACGCATCCCGACCGTTTCGTGAAGCTGAAGGTTTCGGCCTAA